The proteins below are encoded in one region of Spirochaetota bacterium:
- a CDS encoding enoyl-CoA hydratase/isomerase family protein translates to MEWVKWDIQEDVALLIMDHNVENRFSGDFTKEIRQALAEIANNGYAKALVITGAHEKFFCNGLDLDWMNQQDHNIVIDFLYDISHLLRDTAIFPKPLIGAINGHAFGMGAIWSSGFDFRIMREDRGWVCFPEMDINIPFWPGMIAICEHGLGKRLFREMAWTAKRYGGAEAVDIGWARQALPREELISAAMEFASFMAKKAQPAFAVTKRRWAKAVVDVIEEQDPEAIRSSI, encoded by the coding sequence ATGGAATGGGTAAAATGGGATATCCAGGAGGATGTGGCCCTGCTCATCATGGATCATAATGTAGAGAATCGGTTTTCTGGAGACTTTACTAAAGAAATCAGACAAGCTCTAGCAGAGATCGCAAATAATGGATATGCTAAGGCGCTTGTTATAACAGGAGCACATGAAAAATTTTTTTGCAACGGTTTAGACCTTGATTGGATGAACCAACAGGATCATAATATAGTAATTGATTTCCTCTATGATATTAGCCATCTGCTCAGGGATACTGCAATTTTTCCAAAACCACTGATCGGGGCAATCAATGGGCATGCCTTTGGTATGGGAGCGATCTGGTCCTCCGGATTTGACTTTAGGATTATGAGGGAAGATCGTGGATGGGTATGCTTTCCTGAAATGGATATCAATATTCCATTTTGGCCAGGCATGATAGCTATCTGCGAGCATGGCCTTGGGAAGAGGCTTTTCAGGGAAATGGCTTGGACTGCCAAGCGCTATGGCGGCGCTGAGGCAGTGGACATAGGATGGGCGCGCCAGGCTTTACCAAGGGAAGAACTCATTTCAGCGGCTATGGAGTTTGCATCCTTTATGGCCAAGAAAGCACAGCCTGCCTTTGCAGTAACCAAGAGGAGATGGGCTAAGGCGGTTGTAGATGTAATTGAGGAGCAGGATCCTGAGGCTATTAGGTCTTCCATCTAA
- a CDS encoding PAS domain S-box protein codes for MIEKANYALNILIVSVDPGISNIIEFLLNKLNYKIQLTNNGKEAIEQLKEKNYDFILLDVDLPDMNVLQVMNFSMNYTPNTMIIILTGEDSIEKTIQCYKHGAHDFITKSFNKDEIPKRFENALIQKRLLKELEINQDRLEKSERRYQCLVQNSMDVIYNLDSEGVFTFVNDSLKILGYDQEHLIGKHYSTIIYPEDLEKAKYTFFERRTSNRESKSIHLRLKVNNENFSHTKRREKYITIELKAKGFYDRLIDDKDKIFLGTYGIARNISKQIRTEESLKLQKAFFKQLFNNSPEAILILDNQNKIVDANRSFENLFKYSSDEVKNKYICDPIVPDDLKDEAKSLSRTILSEGVAKKESVRKCKDGQLINVSIFACPIMVNSKKVGNYCIYRDIEELMQSEKELEKALDRLRKAMGGVIHAMVSTVEVRDPYTAGHQQRVANLARALAQEIGLNSDEIDGIRMAGTIHDLGKVNIPAEILSKPGRLTEIEFNLIKMHPKIAYEILKEIDFPWPVADIVYQHHERIDGSGYPQGLKDEDIHLAGKILTVADVVEAISSHRPYRPALGIDKAIEEISKYRGVYYDPIVVDACCILFKEKMFSFVNGIKNGNMLSTEHYKEKGDSKLQWNG; via the coding sequence ATGATAGAAAAAGCGAACTATGCATTAAATATTCTGATTGTATCTGTTGATCCTGGAATCAGTAATATTATAGAATTTCTATTAAATAAGCTGAATTATAAAATACAACTCACCAATAATGGGAAGGAGGCAATTGAGCAGTTAAAGGAAAAGAATTATGATTTTATATTACTGGATGTAGACCTGCCTGATATGAATGTCTTACAGGTTATGAACTTCTCAATGAACTATACCCCAAATACGATGATTATAATTCTTACAGGAGAGGATTCCATTGAAAAAACGATCCAATGCTATAAACATGGCGCTCATGATTTCATAACAAAATCCTTCAACAAGGATGAGATACCAAAGAGGTTTGAGAATGCATTGATTCAAAAGCGATTATTAAAGGAGCTTGAGATCAATCAAGATAGATTAGAGAAATCAGAAAGGCGATATCAATGCCTTGTGCAAAATTCTATGGATGTCATCTATAACCTCGATAGTGAGGGGGTTTTTACTTTTGTTAACGATTCTTTAAAAATACTTGGATATGATCAAGAACATCTAATTGGAAAGCATTATTCAACAATTATTTATCCCGAAGATTTGGAAAAGGCTAAATATACTTTTTTTGAGAGAAGAACTAGTAACCGAGAATCAAAGTCTATACACTTACGTCTTAAAGTAAATAATGAAAATTTCTCACACACAAAGAGAAGAGAGAAATATATTACAATTGAATTAAAGGCAAAGGGCTTTTACGACAGATTGATAGATGATAAGGATAAGATATTCTTAGGAACCTATGGTATTGCGCGGAATATAAGCAAACAGATACGAACAGAAGAATCGTTGAAACTTCAAAAAGCCTTTTTCAAACAATTGTTTAATAATTCTCCGGAAGCTATTTTGATTCTGGATAATCAGAATAAGATAGTTGATGCCAACAGAAGTTTTGAAAATCTCTTTAAATACTCAAGTGATGAAGTTAAAAATAAATATATTTGCGATCCTATAGTACCAGATGATCTTAAGGATGAAGCGAAATCCCTTTCCCGTACAATCCTTTCTGAAGGCGTGGCTAAAAAAGAATCTGTTAGAAAATGCAAAGATGGTCAACTGATAAATGTTTCAATATTCGCTTGTCCAATAATGGTTAATAGTAAGAAGGTGGGTAATTATTGTATTTATAGAGATATTGAAGAACTTATGCAGTCTGAAAAGGAATTGGAAAAAGCCCTAGATAGGCTCCGTAAGGCAATGGGTGGAGTGATTCATGCGATGGTGTCAACTGTTGAGGTGCGAGATCCTTATACTGCAGGTCATCAACAGAGGGTAGCTAACCTTGCAAGGGCTCTAGCTCAGGAAATTGGGCTTAACAGCGATGAGATTGATGGTATTCGTATGGCAGGCACAATTCATGATCTGGGTAAAGTGAATATACCAGCAGAGATCCTCAGTAAACCAGGGCGTCTAACTGAGATCGAGTTTAATCTGATTAAAATGCATCCTAAAATCGCATATGAAATATTAAAGGAAATTGATTTTCCATGGCCAGTGGCAGATATTGTTTATCAACATCATGAAAGAATTGATGGTTCTGGATATCCACAGGGCCTCAAGGATGAGGATATCCATCTTGCTGGAAAAATATTGACAGTGGCAGATGTAGTGGAAGCAATCTCCTCTCATCGTCCCTATCGCCCTGCGCTTGGAATTGACAAAGCCATTGAAGAGATATCCAAATATAGGGGTGTGTATTATGATCCCATTGTTGTTGATGCCTGCTGTATTTTATTTAAGGAAAAAATGTTTTCTTTTGTAAACGGAATTAAGAATGGGAATATGCTTTCAACGGAACACTATAAAGAGAAAGGGGATTCGAAATTACAATGGAATGGGTAA
- a CDS encoding PAS domain S-box protein translates to MVTKEIHTPNILIVTVDPGICNIIEVLLNNLNYKIQLTNSGTEAIEQLREKNYDLILLDVNLTDMNVLQVLSFAKDQTPNSLIIILTGDSSFDKTIECLNQGAYDYIQKPFEKEEIHRRVENALAQKDMEKELKKMKERLEASEKRYHNMIQESQDIIYTLDYEGKFTFINDSSKDILGYDYHQLLGKHYSTIIYPDDLEKAKHAFHERRTINRKAQRNMLRIMTYGDDDSSIKLKQLITIEFKAKGVYDRSVDRKEKLFLGTYGVARNISGHIQIQKALRLQKAYYRQLFNNLQEAIVILDNADRIIDASQSFVNLFKYSLRELKGCNITDLIVPDGLVNEAKSLSRSSHSMKIVRKETSRKSKDGSQFNVLIFNHPITFENKQIGVYGIYKNLTPLRSFENRLGNTMEKLRKATGGIIHAMVSTVEVRDPYTAGHQQRVADLARAIAKEMGVPKCEIDSVSMAGTLHDLGKVNIPAEILSKPGCLADIEFNLIKMHPEIGYHILKEIDLPWPIAEIVYQHHERIDGSGYPKGLKGNKILLAGKILTVADVVEAIASHRPYRPALGIDKALNEISRYRGVYYDPKAVDACIKLFVEKRFTFANDINKDKSSLLNLQDSFWEPRKASIAEAALPKSNKNKNIIYNMQ, encoded by the coding sequence ATGGTCACAAAAGAGATACATACACCCAATATTTTAATTGTCACTGTTGATCCAGGCATTTGTAACATTATTGAAGTTCTATTGAATAATCTGAACTATAAAATACAGTTAACAAACAGTGGTACCGAGGCTATTGAGCAATTAAGGGAGAAGAATTATGATCTTATATTATTGGATGTGAATCTAACTGATATGAATGTCCTTCAGGTTCTCTCATTTGCCAAAGATCAAACCCCCAATTCCTTAATAATTATTCTGACAGGGGATAGCTCCTTCGATAAAACTATTGAATGTCTTAATCAAGGAGCTTATGATTACATACAGAAACCCTTTGAGAAGGAAGAAATCCATAGAAGAGTTGAGAACGCCCTTGCTCAAAAAGATATGGAGAAAGAATTGAAAAAGATGAAGGAGAGGTTGGAGGCCTCTGAAAAGCGATATCATAACATGATTCAGGAATCCCAGGATATTATATATACGCTGGATTATGAGGGGAAATTTACATTTATTAACGATTCTTCAAAAGATATTTTAGGTTATGATTATCATCAGTTATTGGGAAAGCATTATTCAACAATAATTTATCCAGATGATTTAGAGAAGGCTAAACACGCTTTTCATGAAAGAAGAACTATCAATCGCAAGGCGCAGCGTAATATGCTAAGAATAATGACCTATGGGGATGATGATAGTAGCATTAAACTAAAGCAATTAATTACAATAGAATTTAAGGCTAAAGGCGTATATGATAGATCAGTTGATAGGAAAGAGAAGCTATTTTTGGGAACCTATGGTGTTGCTAGAAATATTAGCGGACATATTCAGATACAAAAGGCGTTAAGGTTACAAAAAGCCTATTATAGACAATTATTCAATAATTTACAGGAGGCGATAGTAATTCTGGATAATGCTGATAGGATAATCGATGCAAGCCAAAGCTTTGTAAATCTATTCAAATATTCTCTCAGAGAACTCAAGGGTTGCAATATTACTGACCTGATTGTGCCGGATGGTCTAGTAAATGAAGCAAAATCATTATCTCGCTCTTCTCACTCAATGAAGATTGTTAGAAAAGAGACCTCCAGAAAATCAAAAGATGGCAGTCAATTCAATGTTTTAATATTTAATCATCCAATTACTTTTGAAAATAAGCAGATTGGAGTATATGGCATATATAAAAATCTTACTCCACTTAGGAGTTTTGAAAATAGATTGGGAAATACTATGGAGAAGCTGAGAAAGGCTACTGGTGGAATTATACATGCAATGGTTTCCACTGTTGAGGTTCGGGATCCATATACTGCAGGTCATCAACAGAGAGTTGCTGACCTGGCACGAGCCATAGCTAAAGAGATGGGGGTTCCTAAATGCGAGATTGATAGTGTCAGCATGGCAGGTACTCTTCATGATTTAGGTAAAGTAAATATTCCTGCTGAGATTCTCAGCAAGCCGGGTTGTTTAGCAGATATAGAGTTTAATCTGATCAAGATGCATCCTGAAATTGGATACCATATACTAAAGGAGATCGATCTTCCCTGGCCAATAGCCGAGATAGTATATCAGCATCATGAGAGAATTGATGGTTCGGGATACCCTAAGGGATTAAAGGGTAATAAGATTTTATTAGCAGGCAAAATCCTAACCGTAGCTGATGTGGTGGAAGCTATCGCTTCACATCGTCCCTATCGTCCGGCTTTAGGAATTGATAAGGCCCTTAATGAAATATCCAGATATAGGGGGGTATATTATGATCCAAAAGCTGTTGATGCATGTATTAAACTTTTTGTGGAAAAGAGGTTCACTTTCGCTAATGATATAAACAAAGATAAATCGTCTCTGTTAAACTTGCAGGACAGTTTTTGGGAACCGCGAAAAGCATCTATTGCTGAAGCGGCGTTACCTAAAAGCAACAAGAATAAAAATATTATTTATAATATGCAGTAA
- a CDS encoding CoA transferase → MPITKGPLNGIRVLDLTQAHAGPFGTMLLGDLGAEIIKLEPPPGELMRMGNPEVTISHYYMIGLNRNKKGLALNLKGELGKKTFYELVKESDIVFSNYRADVPKRQGTDFETLSKINPRIIRCNISGYGDTGPYIGYPAYDIIACGHSGILSVSGEPGEGPLIPGGIALADMMGGICGTLSILAALVKRNNDGKGMELNVNLLDGLLVMQQVMFQNYFLMGNEPGFQGRRHTVGAGYGIYNTKDGYITLASLDQDKVLKLIGLEWVIEDPRFKNIIDRLTNKDELDKCFEDALIKKTTDEWLKILRDENDIACGPVLNFEQILKDPQVMENEMIIEMELKGEKYKTIGSLFRFFNKAGESLIAGDPEPPPDLNEHIDEILKNVLDYSAEQINEVKAENEATMSKIKERQYKIDMAHEDDLAENNE, encoded by the coding sequence ATGCCAATTACAAAAGGGCCATTAAATGGCATTCGCGTACTGGATTTAACTCAGGCTCATGCTGGACCATTTGGAACCATGCTGTTAGGCGATTTGGGGGCTGAAATTATTAAATTAGAACCACCTCCCGGAGAGCTTATGAGAATGGGTAATCCGGAGGTTACTATTTCACACTATTACATGATAGGTCTTAATAGGAATAAGAAGGGTTTAGCCCTAAACTTAAAGGGCGAATTGGGCAAAAAGACATTTTATGAACTAGTCAAAGAATCTGATATTGTATTTTCCAACTATCGCGCCGATGTTCCCAAAAGACAGGGTACTGACTTTGAGACTCTCTCAAAAATAAATCCAAGGATTATTCGCTGCAACATCTCCGGGTATGGAGACACAGGCCCTTACATCGGTTATCCGGCCTATGATATTATCGCCTGTGGGCATAGCGGGATACTGAGTGTATCTGGCGAGCCTGGAGAGGGCCCATTAATACCCGGCGGCATAGCTCTGGCTGATATGATGGGAGGAATATGCGGAACCTTGTCTATATTAGCTGCTCTGGTTAAGAGAAATAATGACGGAAAGGGTATGGAATTAAATGTAAACCTATTGGATGGGCTTTTAGTCATGCAGCAGGTTATGTTTCAAAACTATTTTCTAATGGGGAATGAGCCAGGTTTTCAGGGCCGAAGGCATACAGTAGGGGCTGGATATGGAATATATAACACAAAGGATGGATATATTACATTAGCCTCACTTGATCAGGATAAGGTATTAAAGCTTATCGGTCTTGAATGGGTAATTGAAGATCCAAGATTTAAAAATATTATCGATAGGCTTACCAATAAAGATGAACTTGATAAGTGTTTTGAGGATGCTCTTATCAAGAAGACGACAGATGAGTGGCTTAAGATCCTACGTGATGAGAATGATATTGCATGTGGACCAGTGCTGAATTTTGAACAGATTCTCAAGGATCCACAGGTTATGGAAAACGAAATGATCATTGAGATGGAACTTAAGGGCGAAAAATACAAAACCATCGGATCGTTATTTAGATTTTTCAATAAAGCAGGAGAATCTCTAATAGCTGGAGATCCAGAACCACCGCCTGATTTAAACGAACATATAGATGAGATTTTAAAGAATGTTTTGGATTATTCGGCTGAGCAGATAAACGAGGTTAAGGCAGAAAATGAAGCAACCATGTCTAAGATAAAAGAGCGTCAATACAAAATAGATATGGCTCATGAAGATGATTTGGCTGAAAATAATGAATAG
- a CDS encoding CoA transferase: MAITKGPLSGIRIIDMSQAHAGPFGTMLLGDLGAEIIKLESPIGDMLRMGDPKVTILNYYILSLNRNKKSLVLDLGSKHGKQAFYDLVKKSDVVYSNFRADVPKRQGSDFDTLEEINPNIIRCNISGYGPTGPYIGYPSYDIIACGHSGILSISGDPKVNKPVIPGGIAMADMMGGIYGVMSVLAALINRAKDKEGLRVEVNLLDSLLLMQKAIFQHYFSFNQVPSFQGRRHTMLPTYGVFETSDGYLTIGPSDESLLLRLAGLEWMLEDPKFNNTVNRILNGQEFTPLFEEAIRKKTTAEWVKIFRDENDIASGPVLNYEQVANDPQVSHNNMIKEMEIKGEKYKTIGTFFKMPGVIQGEPETAPDLGEHTEEILKNILGYSDDLIKEIKAENEAAIPRLQSRKK, encoded by the coding sequence ATGGCGATAACGAAAGGACCATTAAGCGGTATTAGAATTATTGATATGAGTCAGGCTCATGCAGGCCCATTTGGCACTATGCTTCTGGGGGATCTGGGTGCAGAAATTATTAAGTTAGAGTCACCAATTGGTGATATGCTTCGTATGGGTGATCCAAAGGTAACAATACTAAACTACTACATCTTATCCCTGAATCGAAACAAGAAGAGCCTTGTATTGGATCTTGGAAGTAAACATGGCAAACAGGCATTTTATGATCTGGTAAAAAAATCTGATGTTGTTTATTCCAACTTCAGGGCTGATGTCCCTAAAAGACAGGGTTCTGATTTCGACACACTTGAAGAAATAAATCCCAACATAATCCGCTGCAATATATCGGGGTATGGCCCTACTGGCCCCTATATAGGTTATCCATCCTATGACATCATTGCATGCGGTCATAGCGGGATACTGAGCATCTCAGGTGATCCTAAGGTAAATAAACCGGTTATACCTGGGGGCATTGCAATGGCTGATATGATGGGAGGAATATATGGGGTAATGTCCGTATTAGCAGCTTTAATCAATAGAGCTAAGGATAAAGAGGGACTAAGGGTTGAGGTTAATCTTTTGGATTCGCTTTTACTCATGCAAAAGGCTATTTTTCAACACTATTTTTCATTTAATCAGGTTCCATCTTTTCAGGGCAGAAGGCATACTATGTTGCCTACATATGGTGTTTTTGAGACAAGTGATGGTTATTTAACAATAGGTCCCAGCGATGAAAGTCTATTATTAAGGCTTGCAGGTCTAGAATGGATGTTAGAAGATCCTAAGTTCAACAATACGGTTAACAGAATATTAAACGGACAGGAATTTACACCACTCTTTGAAGAGGCGATACGCAAAAAGACAACAGCTGAGTGGGTTAAAATTTTCCGCGATGAAAATGACATTGCCTCTGGACCGGTATTAAATTACGAGCAGGTTGCCAATGACCCTCAGGTTTCGCACAATAATATGATAAAGGAGATGGAAATCAAGGGTGAAAAATATAAAACCATAGGCACATTTTTTAAGATGCCAGGTGTGATTCAAGGCGAGCCTGAAACGGCTCCTGATCTGGGGGAACACACAGAAGAGATACTGAAAAACATCCTGGGGTATTCTGATGATTTGATAAAGGAGATTAAGGCTGAAAACGAAGCAGCGATTCCTAGATTACAATCCAGAAAAAAATAA
- a CDS encoding CoA transferase, whose translation MSITKGPLNGIRIIDMTQAHAGPFGTMLLGDLGAEIIKLEPPTGELMRLGNPKVSVTHYYMIGLNRNKKGLALDLKGEIGKKTFYDLVKKADVVYSNYRADVPKRQGTDFETLSKINPRIIRCNISGYGDTGPYIGYPAFDIIACGHSGILSISGEPGEGPLIPGGIALADMMGGICGTMSVLAALIKRNNDGKGMELNVNLLDGLLVMQQVMFQNYFLTGNEPGFQGRRHTISAGYGIYDTKDGYITLASIDQDKVLRLIDLEWVIDDPRFKNIIDRLANKDELDKCFEEALRKRTTEEWLKILRDENDIACGPVLNYEQILNDPQVQQNKMIIEIAMGEERYKTVGSLFRMSNRSGQSIIEGEPDPPPDLNQHADIILRDLLNYSDEQIKKIAEENEAAIPRLEERLYGGDAEETQKAFNISETTDIKL comes from the coding sequence ATGTCAATTACAAAGGGACCGTTAAATGGCATAAGAATCATAGATATGACCCAGGCACATGCTGGACCATTCGGAACAATGCTTTTGGGTGACCTTGGAGCTGAAATTATCAAGTTGGAACCTCCTACAGGTGAACTTATGAGACTGGGCAATCCAAAGGTATCGGTTACCCATTATTATATGATAGGGCTTAATCGAAACAAGAAGGGTTTAGCATTGGACCTAAAGGGAGAAATTGGGAAAAAGACCTTTTATGATCTTGTAAAAAAAGCTGATGTTGTCTATTCCAACTACCGAGCTGATGTTCCCAAAAGACAGGGAACTGACTTTGAGACACTCTCAAAAATAAATCCAAGGATTATCCGCTGTAATATATCTGGATATGGGGACACAGGACCATATATAGGCTATCCAGCATTCGATATTATCGCATGTGGACATAGCGGGATATTGAGTATCTCCGGTGAACCCGGCGAAGGCCCATTAATACCAGGCGGCATAGCGCTGGCCGATATGATGGGCGGCATATGCGGCACAATGTCTGTATTGGCTGCCCTGATTAAGAGAAACAATGATGGAAAGGGTATGGAGTTAAATGTAAATCTATTGGATGGCCTGTTAGTGATGCAGCAGGTCATGTTTCAAAACTATTTTCTTACGGGTAATGAGCCAGGATTTCAGGGCCGAAGGCATACAATCAGCGCTGGATATGGGATTTACGACACAAAAGATGGTTACATAACATTGGCATCAATTGATCAGGATAAAGTCTTACGGCTTATTGATCTTGAGTGGGTAATTGATGATCCGCGATTTAAAAATATTATAGACAGGCTAGCTAATAAAGATGAGCTCGATAAATGCTTTGAGGAGGCTCTTCGTAAAAGGACAACAGAAGAATGGTTAAAAATCCTTCGTGATGAGAATGATATAGCCTGCGGGCCTGTGCTAAATTACGAGCAAATCCTTAATGATCCACAGGTACAGCAAAATAAAATGATTATTGAAATAGCAATGGGTGAAGAAAGGTATAAGACAGTAGGCTCATTATTTAGGATGTCAAATAGATCAGGACAATCGATAATAGAGGGAGAACCGGATCCACCACCGGATCTGAACCAACACGCAGATATAATATTAAGGGATCTGTTGAATTACTCTGATGAGCAAATAAAAAAAATAGCAGAAGAGAATGAAGCGGCTATTCCGAGGTTAGAGGAACGTCTATACGGAGGTGATGCTGAGGAGACTCAGAAGGCATTCAACATTTCAGAGACAACGGATATTAAGCTTTAA
- a CDS encoding cytochrome c3 family protein, giving the protein MRRINIIKCEKNEMIHSTITKAFLSLVFCITIFIGCTESLPDGLIEDHYHSEIEWMSDNPQHDDMFVLNSENCMACHGDDLNGGQSGVSCVSCHHDWGAPENPQHGSGFIENPSTCMGCHGQDLEGGLVEAACFSCHHGAGSDNWMEEHGSESISSLNTCNGCHNSEINDNSAVISCTECHHDWNGPHNEAFNENPESCKGCHGGSIESCADCHHAGWTGSHGDAYAGDPNNCKECHGEDLNGKGDQDRDCGICHHEEAGGGWQHGASHTLPNDCAGCHGEDFTGSNTLVSCFSCHSDISAFNCSDCHNDIAGYTTSAHGNTDDYGINRSSTGYDRGDCLHCHDLAADPANEFMLFAPMNGSSQTENFCFHCHRDTGDSPVQAGMVKQYSYSYRAGGWTDDTVDDVKEAFSNTSSHNLNDILTFITGKWGFTADSNPCDACHNPHAAQRDPHADGVRGWPMTLPSNHGSSVVGEILWGDDAGERMSGYTDYYQAPYLFGGGDYEPDGSGTTDGSNLTDYATLCQDCHVTDMSVPPYNLLNTPIDWATSGGESGGDKHGINPATNSMAADLLEPYQSRPWTASGLVLSCTDCHEPHGSSSDMLIRGEVNGAVVGPITIGSPKDLQPLCQKCHQQSLWSIHHSNGGLDDAPYDTSPCNNSNCHNTDTGNTNIPCSKCHFHGGDDSWLIDPSSGVVNGSNYVTGRRTF; this is encoded by the coding sequence ATGAGAAGAATCAACATAATTAAATGTGAAAAAAATGAAATGATTCATTCAACTATTACTAAAGCCTTCCTTTCCTTGGTATTTTGCATAACTATATTCATCGGGTGTACAGAATCTCTGCCAGATGGATTGATAGAAGATCATTATCATTCAGAGATTGAGTGGATGAGCGATAATCCTCAACACGACGATATGTTTGTGTTGAATTCAGAAAATTGTATGGCTTGTCACGGCGATGATTTGAATGGAGGACAATCAGGTGTTTCCTGTGTATCATGTCATCACGATTGGGGGGCGCCTGAAAATCCACAACATGGAAGCGGGTTTATTGAAAATCCAAGCACTTGCATGGGATGTCATGGACAGGATCTTGAGGGTGGTCTTGTAGAGGCAGCTTGTTTTTCATGTCATCACGGTGCAGGAAGCGATAATTGGATGGAGGAGCATGGAAGTGAGTCGATTTCAAGTCTTAACACATGCAATGGTTGTCACAATAGTGAGATAAATGACAATTCTGCAGTCATCTCATGTACAGAGTGTCATCATGATTGGAATGGTCCTCATAATGAGGCATTTAACGAAAATCCAGAATCCTGCAAAGGGTGTCATGGTGGATCAATTGAATCATGCGCGGATTGTCATCATGCTGGATGGACAGGTTCGCATGGTGATGCTTATGCTGGAGATCCCAATAACTGCAAAGAGTGTCACGGCGAGGATTTGAACGGCAAGGGTGATCAGGATAGAGATTGCGGCATTTGCCATCATGAGGAGGCTGGAGGTGGATGGCAGCATGGAGCATCACATACTCTGCCTAATGATTGTGCCGGATGCCATGGCGAGGATTTTACAGGGAGCAATACACTTGTATCCTGTTTCTCCTGTCATAGTGATATCAGCGCCTTTAACTGTTCAGATTGTCATAATGATATTGCCGGATATACTACTTCCGCTCATGGAAACACCGATGATTATGGAATAAATAGATCGAGTACAGGCTATGATAGAGGGGATTGTCTTCATTGTCACGACCTTGCCGCTGATCCTGCAAATGAATTCATGCTATTTGCGCCTATGAACGGGAGCAGCCAGACTGAAAATTTCTGCTTTCATTGTCATAGGGATACAGGAGATAGCCCGGTTCAAGCGGGTATGGTAAAGCAGTACAGCTATAGCTATCGAGCGGGAGGCTGGACGGATGATACTGTAGATGACGTAAAGGAGGCCTTTTCGAATACTTCATCGCACAATCTTAACGATATACTCACCTTTATTACAGGAAAATGGGGATTCACGGCCGATTCTAATCCCTGTGACGCATGTCACAATCCACACGCAGCGCAAAGGGATCCGCACGCTGACGGTGTCAGAGGCTGGCCCATGACATTGCCAAGCAATCATGGCAGTTCGGTTGTTGGTGAGATATTGTGGGGTGACGATGCGGGTGAGAGAATGAGCGGTTATACGGACTACTATCAGGCTCCTTATCTTTTCGGTGGAGGGGATTATGAACCGGATGGCTCTGGCACAACAGACGGCTCAAACCTGACAGACTATGCGACACTCTGTCAGGATTGTCATGTGACTGATATGAGTGTGCCCCCGTATAATCTTTTAAACACACCCATTGATTGGGCAACCTCCGGAGGCGAGTCGGGTGGAGATAAGCACGGTATAAATCCTGCCACTAACTCGATGGCTGCTGACTTACTTGAACCGTATCAAAGCCGCCCCTGGACAGCTTCAGGACTTGTTCTTTCCTGTACCGATTGCCACGAACCACATGGATCATCCAGCGATATGTTGATCAGAGGTGAAGTTAATGGGGCGGTGGTTGGCCCTATTACGATAGGATCTCCTAAGGACTTGCAGCCACTGTGCCAAAAGTGTCACCAACAATCACTCTGGAGTATCCATCACAGCAATGGCGGCCTTGATGATGCTCCATATGATACTTCACCATGTAATAATTCAAATTGTCATAACACAGACACAGGGAATACTAATATCCCATGTAGCAAGTGTCATTTCCATGGCGGGGATGATAGCTGGCTGATCGATCCATCCAGCGGTGTGGTAAATGGCAGCAACTATGTGACTGGTAGGCGTACATTCTGA
- a CDS encoding FmdB family zinc ribbon protein, producing the protein MPTYEYMCSSCNGRFDFYQGIKDDPLEECPDCNGMIKRLITGGLGFMTKGGDTSFGDSSCSGGSSCNSCTKCGK; encoded by the coding sequence ATGCCAACATACGAATATATGTGTTCATCCTGTAATGGACGTTTTGACTTTTATCAGGGAATTAAGGACGATCCTCTTGAAGAGTGTCCTGACTGCAATGGTATGATTAAGCGGTTGATTACCGGCGGATTGGGTTTTATGACTAAGGGTGGAGACACATCCTTTGGTGATAGCTCCTGTTCAGGGGGCTCCTCATGTAATTCATGTACGAAATGTGGAAAATAA